The sequence GCCCGCTCATCACGACGTGCGACTCGTTCCCCTCCATGTAGGGGGCCAGTTCCGAACGGACGACCTCACCGAGTGGAGCATTACTCCAATCCGACTGCGAGAGCAGGTCATGCGTCGCAGACAAGGCGCGGATGCGTGAGGTCAGGCTTTCGGTGAAATCGTCGATATCGGTCGATCGGCGGCGGGTCAGCGCCGCGATCGAAAGGACATTGGCAAGCGTGTTCTTGACCCGGTGATTGAGCTCGCGCGTGAGCGAATTGCGGATCGCGGATTGGCGGCTCAGCCATTCGAGCACGCGGCGATCCTCGGCCGCCCGACGGGTAATCAGGCGTCCGATCGCCATGACCATCAGCGAGGTGATGACGCCGAAGAACAGCGTGACCCGTGCCGTGGTCGAAAGCGTGCCGATCTTCTTGTCACTGACGCGGATGACCCAGGCATGGTTGCCGACATCGATCCGCCGCTCCATCGCCGAACCCGTGGTTCCCGAGACGCGCCGCTGCGCCAGCAGGTTCTCCGGCGCGATCGACTGGTCATAGACACTGACCTCGATCTCGTCGTTGCGATACAGCTCGGCCGCACTCGCCAGGAAGTCGTCGGCGCGAAAGGGGCTATAGACGAAGCCCTTTACCGCGCTGCGCCGGCGCGCGTCGATCACCGGCATGTAGATCAGGAAACCGGTACCGCCTGCCTCGCGGTCCTGCACCAGACGGACCTTGCCCGACGTGACAGGCTTTCCGCTATCCATGGCAAGTTCCATGGCCTGCCGCCGCACCGGATCGGCGTACATGTCGTAGCCGATGGCCCGCTGGTTGCTGCGGGTCATCGGCTCCAGGTAGACGACCGGCGTCGAGAATTCGCGTTCGGTGCCGCCATTGGTGCTGGCCGCGAAGGGATCGGGCCAGATGTGGAAGTCGGGGTTGCCGCTTTCACGCCGTTCAAGCTCGAAGGTAGGCGTGCTGGAAACGCGCAGCAGCGGCGCCCAGCCCAGGCCCAGCGAACCGTAGAGATTGCCGCTCGCCTGCAAGTCGGACGAGAACTCGGAGATCTTTTCTTGCGTGACTTCCGGCTGCATGGCGAAGAGCGCGGATCCGGCTCGCAGCAGCGCGATATTCTCGGTGGCGCGGCGCTGCAGAGCCGACGCGATTTCGGTCAGGTTGCGATCGAGTTCGACCTCACGGCGCTGCTGGTCAGAGCGCTCGATCGCCATGACACTGACGGCGGTGCCGATGCTGGCGATGATGAACAGCAGGAATGGCCATCCCCGCGGATAGCGGTGGAACCACGCCTGCTTCTCAACGCGATCGAGCAGAGTGTCGTCAACCACGCGCGAAACAGTTCCTCATGTATCCCCGCAAACGGTCGGGCGTGTTGCGCAGCCACACGGCATGGCAGCGGCGGCGCGCGCCGACAAGTGTTCGCCATAGGGGAACCATGGCATGGATCAATTGTTCCTGTGACAAACGCCGATCCGGCGCTGAAGCTCGACCGCTCTGCCACGTTTTGCAGACCTCCGCAGGAAAGGGAGTTCGTGTTGTCTCATCCGAAAGGACAAGGGGAGCCCGGGTCGCCGCCCGGTCTGCCACCGTCCATCCGCAAGGATGGTGAGCCGGGTTGGGCTGCAGGATTGAGAAAGCTCTACAAGTCCGTTGTCGAGGAGCCCCTCCCGGACAGCTTCGATGATATTCTCAAGAAGCTGGACGAGAGCGATGAAAGCTGATCGCGACCAGCTGGACAACAAGGCGGACGAGGCATTCCGGCGCGAGTTGCTGGGCACCCTGCCCCACTTGCGCGCTTTTGCGCGTGGGTTGTCGGGTCGGCCCGACTATGCGGACGACTTGGCGCAAGAAGCGGCGATCAAGGCCTGGACCGCGCGTGAGCGCTATACGCCAGGCACGAACATGCGCGCCTGGACCTTTGCGATCCTGCGAAATCATTACCTGAGCGAACTGCGCCGCAGCCGGCGGCAAACCGATCTGGACGAAGGCGCGGCCGAGCGGATGCTGGTGATGGATGCGGACCAGGAAGGCGGCATCCATCTGTCCGACATGGACGCGGCACTACAGCAGCTCGCACCCGAGCGCCGCGAGGCGGTGATGCTGGTGGGCGCGGGCGGCTTCACCTACGAGGAAGCGGCCGAGATCGCCGATTGCGCCGTCGGCACGATGAAGAGCCGCGTGGCGCGTGCGCGGGCCGAGTTGAACCGGCTGCTCGACTCCGATCCCGATCCCCAGGCGCTCGCCAAGCGCAACGCCACCGTTCGTGGTCGCAACAGGCGCGCCGCAGTCGAGGCGACCGAGCAACCCACGCGCACCCGCCGCCGCATCGGCTGAGCTACAAGATCCATGAAAAAGGCCCCGCTCTCGACGAGAGCGAGGCCTTTTTCGTTTAGCGGATCAACCGATCAGCTCGGGTAGATCCAGGGCGTGCCGCGGTCGAAGTTCTCCGAAGCGAACTTCCAGTTGATGATGTTGCCGAGCACCGCCTGCACGTAAGCCGGGCGCTTGTTCTTCTGGTCGACGTAGTAGGCGTGCTCCCACACGTCGACGGTCAGCAGCGGGTTGTCGCTGTCGAGCAGGCCGGTGTTGGCGTCATGCGTCGAGATGACGGCCAGCTTGCCGTCCTTGACAACGAGCCAGGCCCAACCGTTTGAGAAGTGGTTCACCGCCTCGTTTGTGAGTGCCTCGAGCAGGGCGTCCATCGAACCGAAATCGCGCTGAATCGCTGCAGCGAGTGCCTCGCTCGGCTCGCTCTTCTCGGGCGAGAGCGAGTGCCAGTAGAAGCCGTGGTTCCAGGTCTGGGCCGAGTTGTTGAACTTCGGACCGCTGGCAGCGCGGATGATGTCCTCGAGCGGCTTGCCCTCGTCCTCGGTTCCCGCGATCGCCGCATTCAGCTTGTCGACGTAGGTCTTGTGGTGCGCGCCATGGTGCACTTCGAGCGTCGTGCTCGAGATATGCGGTTCGAGCGCGTCGTGGCTGTAAGGCAGCGGCATCAGCGGAATGGTCATGGCAACTTTCCTGTTGTGGATTGCAAGTCAGGCGATGCGAAGTCTGGCCGCGCTCGGACAGAGCAAGGCAAGACCAAGCCGAGTGGCTCGCGGCGTAATGTTTGACGTCCGCGATGACAATTCAAGCAGG comes from Novosphingobium sp. 9U and encodes:
- a CDS encoding CHASE domain-containing protein — translated: MVDDTLLDRVEKQAWFHRYPRGWPFLLFIIASIGTAVSVMAIERSDQQRREVELDRNLTEIASALQRRATENIALLRAGSALFAMQPEVTQEKISEFSSDLQASGNLYGSLGLGWAPLLRVSSTPTFELERRESGNPDFHIWPDPFAASTNGGTEREFSTPVVYLEPMTRSNQRAIGYDMYADPVRRQAMELAMDSGKPVTSGKVRLVQDREAGGTGFLIYMPVIDARRRSAVKGFVYSPFRADDFLASAAELYRNDEIEVSVYDQSIAPENLLAQRRVSGTTGSAMERRIDVGNHAWVIRVSDKKIGTLSTTARVTLFFGVITSLMVMAIGRLITRRAAEDRRVLEWLSRQSAIRNSLTRELNHRVKNTLANVLSIAALTRRRSTDIDDFTESLTSRIRALSATHDLLSQSDWSNAPLGEVVRSELAPYMEGNESHVVMSGPEIKLAPNDAMSLGLAIHELATNAAKYGALSTTSGRIHVNWSFAGPDHAEIHWREEGGPPVREPNKRGFGRDLIEKIVAHELRSQVDLQFLPGGVECRLTVPVRVSREFSLRSDPRR
- a CDS encoding NepR family anti-sigma factor; its protein translation is MTNADPALKLDRSATFCRPPQEREFVLSHPKGQGEPGSPPGLPPSIRKDGEPGWAAGLRKLYKSVVEEPLPDSFDDILKKLDESDES
- a CDS encoding sigma-70 family RNA polymerase sigma factor gives rise to the protein MKADRDQLDNKADEAFRRELLGTLPHLRAFARGLSGRPDYADDLAQEAAIKAWTARERYTPGTNMRAWTFAILRNHYLSELRRSRRQTDLDEGAAERMLVMDADQEGGIHLSDMDAALQQLAPERREAVMLVGAGGFTYEEAAEIADCAVGTMKSRVARARAELNRLLDSDPDPQALAKRNATVRGRNRRAAVEATEQPTRTRRRIG
- a CDS encoding superoxide dismutase, yielding MTIPLMPLPYSHDALEPHISSTTLEVHHGAHHKTYVDKLNAAIAGTEDEGKPLEDIIRAASGPKFNNSAQTWNHGFYWHSLSPEKSEPSEALAAAIQRDFGSMDALLEALTNEAVNHFSNGWAWLVVKDGKLAVISTHDANTGLLDSDNPLLTVDVWEHAYYVDQKNKRPAYVQAVLGNIINWKFASENFDRGTPWIYPS